One region of Herpetosiphon gulosus genomic DNA includes:
- a CDS encoding PucR family transcriptional regulator — MATLYEIWRLALPPTTSLRAGEANTLAVRAVVLARPTQPALPDLAGSEVVLVSTTVLDSLRLSLARLIERLNGTSVLAVGLTGMVDERAVAAAETANITLFELPHNADLRMVQRESERLLSDPEAQYERRAAQLYSALTTNGLSEGRTTLLRMLELWTGHSVVFPADAGMPTTVPVLLDGHRVGFLGSIGSHPWDAGALEQGSAALSLLLDKERAIEATEDRLRGSVLESLLAGIPLDVPGQRRAAEQGILLDSAYALAALRPQDSLQIDRVMAAVRRACDRLRYPAFIADHDGIIVLAMPIDSLDNPEQRLREVHSALHEASWVLDGGFGIASENGAWSGAWAEAIGALRLGRELLGAGVLAGGAELGVYRLLLSVADSARARMFYDRTIGPLAAHDAKQDGDLLYTLQMFFAYLGNHSQAAAALHIHRNTLLYRLGRIENITSHHLDRAPDRLALQLGLALHRIYQSQKPDLKKA; from the coding sequence GGCCTTACCGCCAACAACCAGCCTACGAGCTGGCGAGGCCAACACCCTTGCAGTGCGGGCAGTTGTGCTGGCACGCCCAACCCAACCAGCCCTCCCCGATCTTGCTGGCTCCGAAGTTGTGCTCGTTAGTACAACCGTCTTGGATTCGTTGCGGCTTTCGTTAGCACGCTTGATTGAGCGTTTGAATGGGACTTCGGTGTTGGCGGTTGGCCTCACCGGAATGGTTGATGAACGGGCAGTGGCGGCGGCGGAAACTGCCAATATTACCTTGTTTGAATTGCCACATAACGCCGATTTACGCATGGTGCAACGTGAAAGTGAGCGGTTGCTCTCTGATCCTGAAGCCCAATATGAACGCCGAGCCGCTCAGCTCTATAGTGCTTTAACCACGAATGGATTGAGTGAGGGCCGCACAACGCTCTTGCGCATGCTTGAACTTTGGACTGGCCATAGTGTGGTTTTTCCGGCTGATGCGGGGATGCCAACCACCGTGCCAGTGCTGCTGGATGGACATCGCGTGGGATTTCTGGGCAGCATCGGCAGCCATCCGTGGGATGCAGGGGCGCTCGAACAAGGCTCAGCCGCATTATCGTTGCTACTCGATAAAGAACGGGCAATCGAAGCCACCGAGGATCGTTTGCGTGGCAGCGTGCTTGAATCGTTGTTGGCAGGGATTCCCTTGGATGTGCCTGGCCAACGGCGGGCAGCTGAGCAAGGCATTTTGCTCGATTCAGCTTATGCCCTAGCTGCTTTACGCCCCCAAGATTCCTTGCAGATCGATCGGGTGATGGCGGCGGTGCGCCGAGCTTGCGATCGCTTGCGCTATCCGGCGTTTATCGCTGATCACGATGGAATTATTGTGTTGGCCATGCCGATCGATAGCCTTGATAATCCTGAGCAGCGGTTGCGCGAGGTTCACAGCGCCTTGCATGAAGCCAGTTGGGTACTTGATGGCGGCTTCGGCATTGCATCGGAAAACGGCGCATGGTCAGGGGCTTGGGCCGAGGCAATCGGCGCATTACGGTTGGGCCGCGAATTACTAGGGGCGGGCGTGTTGGCTGGTGGAGCCGAATTAGGCGTTTATCGGCTACTACTGAGCGTGGCAGACTCAGCTCGTGCTAGAATGTTTTATGATCGGACGATTGGCCCATTAGCTGCTCATGATGCCAAACAAGATGGCGACCTGTTGTACACCCTACAAATGTTCTTTGCTTATCTTGGCAACCATAGTCAGGCCGCAGCAGCGCTGCATATTCACCGTAATACCCTCCTCTATCGGCTTGGTCGAATTGAAAATATTACATCGCATCATCTCGACCGTGCGCCTGATCGGCTGGCATTACAGTTGGGTTTAGCCCTGCATCGGATCTATCAGAGCCAAAAGCCTGATCTAAAAAAGGCGTAG